The Corynebacterium simulans genome contains a region encoding:
- a CDS encoding ribonuclease catalytic domain-containing protein, with amino-acid sequence MKLYAAPLDFRSVAAEFGVPTDFSEELCAAAAAAQDRFVTSRRDAREIPLVTIDPLGSKDLDQAVCIEARVEGYRVYYAIADVAAFIEPGSALEEETFRRGQTIYLPDEPARLHPAVLSEDKASLLEGVDRPAVLWTIDLDGAGEVLDFTLARALVRSRARLDYEGVHADLAAGSMHSSIALLPQVGKLRQASSLRREAINLRLPSQSVEEFEEDCQHRYELVIEPRYEVMDYNSEISLLTGMCAGQLMEKHGVGLLRTLPAATAEAEEEFRTEVAALGYSLDDASITQFLQTLDADSPRGMAAMREAQRLLRGAGYVWLEESPAEVHAGIGGYYAHVTAPLRRLADRFATEVCLALAHGESVPEWISSRAGDLTRTMATTSQLASQVDKACLNLTEATVLEPWVGTNFEAIVVQGGPTREKARIFVTQPPVFAEAVGHPDTGSESNFSLVKADVAERDVLFAWPAD; translated from the coding sequence ATGAAGCTCTATGCCGCCCCATTAGATTTCCGCTCCGTCGCCGCTGAATTCGGTGTGCCCACCGATTTTAGTGAGGAACTGTGTGCGGCGGCCGCGGCCGCGCAGGATCGTTTCGTCACCTCGCGCCGCGATGCGCGTGAAATCCCGCTGGTTACCATCGACCCATTGGGCTCCAAAGACTTGGACCAAGCCGTGTGCATTGAGGCGCGCGTGGAGGGCTACCGGGTGTATTACGCTATTGCCGACGTCGCGGCTTTTATCGAGCCCGGCAGCGCCCTGGAGGAGGAGACCTTCCGCCGCGGGCAGACCATCTATCTGCCCGATGAACCAGCGCGTTTGCATCCCGCGGTGTTGTCGGAGGACAAGGCCTCCTTGCTGGAGGGCGTGGATCGCCCAGCCGTGTTGTGGACCATCGACCTCGATGGGGCGGGCGAGGTTCTGGACTTTACTTTGGCGCGAGCATTGGTGCGCTCGAGGGCGCGGCTGGATTATGAAGGCGTGCACGCGGATCTGGCAGCGGGCAGCATGCATTCCTCGATTGCTTTGTTGCCGCAAGTAGGAAAGCTGCGGCAGGCTTCCTCGCTGCGCCGGGAGGCGATTAATCTGCGGCTTCCTTCCCAGAGTGTCGAGGAATTCGAGGAAGATTGCCAACACCGCTATGAACTGGTCATTGAGCCGCGGTACGAGGTCATGGACTATAACTCGGAGATTTCTCTGCTGACCGGGATGTGCGCGGGGCAGCTGATGGAAAAGCACGGCGTGGGGTTGCTGCGCACGCTGCCTGCGGCCACGGCGGAAGCTGAGGAGGAGTTCCGCACTGAGGTTGCGGCCTTGGGCTATTCGCTTGACGACGCCTCGATTACTCAGTTCCTGCAAACACTCGATGCGGATTCGCCGCGGGGCATGGCCGCAATGCGGGAAGCGCAGCGCCTGCTGCGCGGTGCCGGCTACGTGTGGCTGGAGGAATCGCCCGCGGAGGTACACGCGGGCATCGGCGGCTACTACGCGCATGTGACTGCGCCGCTGCGGCGGTTGGCGGATCGATTCGCCACGGAGGTTTGCCTCGCGCTCGCACACGGCGAATCTGTGCCGGAATGGATTAGTTCGCGCGCCGGGGACTTAACTCGCACGATGGCCACGACCTCGCAGCTGGCCTCCCAAGTGGATAAAGCCTGTCTGAACCTGACAGAGGCAACCGTTCTCGAGCCATGGGTGGGAACGAACTTTGAAGCGATCGTGGTCCAGGGTGGGCCAACGCGTGAGAAAGCCCGCATCTTTGTGACGCAACCTCCGGTATTTGCGGAGGCTGTCGGGCACCCAGATACGGGCAGTGAGTCTAACTTCTCTCTGGTCAAAGCTGACGTGGCAGAGCGCGACGTGCTTTTTGCGTGGCCTGCTGACTAG
- a CDS encoding galactokinase family protein — MPMWSTPSSPAAERIHAAHLELVGTEPAHCASAPATFSLIGDHIDHFGGVAIMGLAQMRVAAAVSPRTDGTIAVHLVPHEGETINDAISFTELASRAAEQLPSIDSEGQPIIPSAPVGGFAARWGGIAHTMINRQLLSRETAGMDITVVSDIPFAAGLGALAAGDVAVALALLGDAEELHSAPLRARIADVCSQSVGTFGEYPALRARHTAALRGVGETVTIVDYADGSVTQAPHPVTREIAAFAVTVPGDFDATPGIAAIRQRERFIDDACHAFGAESLRLLPDASQRVLDWLKAVHKVHGSANQPTLAEAAEWLVFYSEETERAQELARALRSRRGTDLFPLLNQSQQALTTVYGLHSAEKIAELATVRGARSARSAHAGTSQSVIAFVPAAKADNFAADLAEDGLLVVPLLDGEQANTF, encoded by the coding sequence ATGCCGATGTGGTCCACGCCTTCTTCCCCCGCAGCGGAGCGAATCCACGCTGCCCACCTCGAACTAGTAGGCACGGAACCGGCACACTGCGCTAGTGCGCCCGCGACTTTCTCGCTCATTGGCGATCACATTGACCACTTTGGTGGCGTCGCCATAATGGGCTTGGCGCAGATGCGTGTTGCCGCAGCGGTTAGCCCACGTACCGACGGCACCATTGCGGTTCACCTTGTTCCGCACGAGGGCGAGACCATCAACGACGCCATCAGTTTCACCGAACTGGCATCCCGTGCCGCAGAGCAGCTGCCGTCAATAGATTCTGAGGGCCAGCCCATCATCCCGTCGGCTCCGGTCGGTGGCTTCGCAGCCCGTTGGGGCGGCATCGCACACACCATGATTAACCGCCAGCTGCTTTCTCGTGAAACCGCCGGCATGGACATTACGGTGGTTAGCGATATTCCTTTCGCAGCCGGTCTTGGTGCGCTTGCCGCGGGAGATGTCGCTGTAGCGTTAGCGTTGCTCGGCGATGCCGAAGAGCTTCACTCCGCTCCCCTGCGCGCACGCATCGCCGATGTCTGCTCCCAGTCGGTCGGCACCTTCGGCGAATACCCCGCCCTGCGTGCCCGCCACACTGCCGCGCTCCGAGGCGTGGGCGAGACAGTAACAATCGTGGACTACGCGGATGGCTCCGTCACCCAGGCGCCCCACCCAGTTACCCGCGAGATTGCTGCGTTTGCTGTTACCGTCCCCGGCGATTTCGATGCCACACCAGGCATCGCCGCGATTCGCCAGCGTGAGCGTTTCATCGATGATGCCTGCCATGCTTTCGGCGCTGAGTCGTTGCGGCTTTTGCCCGACGCATCCCAGCGCGTGCTGGATTGGCTGAAGGCAGTTCACAAGGTACATGGCTCGGCCAACCAGCCCACCTTGGCCGAAGCCGCCGAGTGGTTGGTGTTCTATTCGGAAGAAACCGAGCGCGCCCAAGAGCTCGCCCGCGCCCTGCGTTCGCGCCGCGGCACCGATCTCTTCCCGCTGCTTAACCAGTCGCAGCAAGCACTAACCACGGTTTATGGCCTGCACTCCGCGGAAAAGATTGCCGAGCTAGCCACGGTGCGCGGCGCACGCTCTGCGCGTTCAGCACACGCTGGTACTTCCCAGTCCGTCATCGCTTTCGTGCCTGCGGCCAAGGCCGATAACTTCGCAGCGGACCTCGCCGAGGACGGACTGCTGGTGGTTCCACTGCTCGACGGCGAGCAAGCTAATACCTTCTAG
- a CDS encoding CYTH and CHAD domain-containing protein, producing MSTKTFLEVEAKFAVAESIQLPELTRLAGVDHIAETHHHALSAIYYDTEDLRLTHAKITLRRRTGGNDDGWHIKIPGSQGRTEIHAELGEPVDGRYEVPAELLHEVRSVIRNHPLAPIAQVDNNRTEMVLANAEGKPVAEFCDDHVTAFSFLQGGGQHTWREWEVELAGDLPGTNEGSRFIREATSLLIGAGARVSSSPSKLKSALGDSIRNAPLPPALQTSSVEPDSAAAAVVSALKANRDKLVDYDPRVRRNEWDSVHQMRVATRELRSHIQTFHGIVVGPEIERIESELKLLAGILGVARDAEVVEERWQSLLASEDSDTLDEATREHISRDMGTAYRRAHRHVVAALDSERYLELLDSLDELLANPPVAQDSEEAPADDAEETEDAAVVSTVTPAAEAADAAEASVSEETAQEAEATDTAPKKKKDAAAKKQEAPSMDQVMAMHLNEAYKKLVKRHEKAIKNWDNPELSLHEREDYFHDMRKAAKKLRYAAEAAGSATNLKTKGLYKACKQMQSVLGDFQDSVTSRDKLLELANTARRRGEDTFGYGLLYQRERNIGLDALDDYAESFKAIKSAFKPLSKKLKK from the coding sequence ATGTCTACGAAGACTTTCCTCGAAGTCGAAGCAAAGTTCGCAGTCGCTGAATCCATCCAATTGCCTGAGCTCACCCGGCTCGCTGGCGTGGACCACATCGCTGAAACCCACCACCACGCACTTTCTGCCATCTACTACGACACCGAAGACCTGCGTCTGACCCATGCAAAGATCACGTTGCGTCGTCGTACGGGCGGAAATGATGATGGCTGGCACATTAAGATTCCGGGCAGCCAAGGCCGAACGGAGATTCATGCCGAGCTCGGCGAGCCAGTAGATGGCCGTTACGAGGTCCCAGCAGAGCTTCTCCACGAGGTTCGCTCCGTTATCCGCAATCACCCGCTTGCCCCCATCGCCCAGGTTGATAACAACCGTACTGAGATGGTTCTTGCTAACGCCGAGGGAAAACCGGTTGCTGAATTCTGCGATGACCACGTCACCGCTTTCTCCTTCCTGCAAGGAGGCGGGCAGCATACCTGGCGTGAGTGGGAAGTGGAGCTCGCCGGCGACCTACCAGGCACCAATGAAGGAAGCCGCTTCATCCGCGAAGCCACATCCCTCCTCATCGGCGCCGGCGCACGCGTTTCCTCCTCCCCGTCCAAGCTGAAGTCCGCTTTAGGCGATTCCATCCGCAACGCTCCCCTTCCTCCAGCACTGCAGACTTCGAGCGTGGAACCGGATTCCGCTGCCGCCGCGGTGGTCAGCGCACTGAAGGCGAACCGTGACAAGCTTGTCGACTACGACCCCCGCGTCCGTCGCAACGAATGGGATTCTGTCCACCAGATGCGCGTGGCTACCCGCGAGCTGCGCAGCCACATTCAAACCTTCCACGGCATTGTCGTTGGCCCGGAAATCGAGCGCATCGAATCTGAGCTAAAGCTTCTCGCCGGCATCCTAGGCGTAGCACGCGACGCTGAGGTTGTTGAAGAACGCTGGCAGAGCTTGCTTGCCTCCGAAGATTCCGACACATTGGACGAGGCAACGCGCGAGCACATCTCACGCGACATGGGCACCGCATACCGCCGCGCTCACCGCCACGTGGTTGCCGCGCTCGATTCGGAGCGCTACTTGGAGCTGCTGGATTCGCTTGATGAGCTACTAGCCAACCCACCAGTAGCACAGGACTCCGAGGAAGCGCCTGCAGATGATGCCGAAGAGACCGAAGACGCCGCAGTAGTTTCCACCGTTACCCCAGCCGCAGAAGCCGCGGACGCTGCTGAGGCCTCGGTTTCGGAAGAGACCGCCCAAGAAGCGGAGGCTACGGACACCGCGCCGAAGAAAAAGAAGGACGCTGCCGCCAAGAAGCAGGAAGCTCCGTCCATGGACCAGGTCATGGCGATGCACCTCAACGAGGCGTACAAGAAGCTGGTCAAGCGTCATGAGAAGGCAATCAAGAACTGGGATAACCCAGAACTATCGCTGCACGAGCGTGAGGATTACTTCCACGACATGCGCAAGGCCGCTAAGAAGCTGCGTTATGCAGCAGAGGCTGCCGGTTCTGCGACGAACCTAAAGACCAAGGGCCTGTACAAGGCTTGCAAGCAGATGCAGTCGGTCTTGGGTGATTTCCAGGACTCCGTCACTTCCCGTGACAAGCTCCTAGAGCTGGCCAACACCGCTCGCCGCCGCGGTGAAGACACTTTTGGTTACGGTCTGCTTTACCAGCGTGAACGCAATATTGGCCTCGATGCACTCGACGATTATGCCGAATCCTTCAAGGCCATCAAGTCCGCGTTCAAGCCGCTGAGCAAGAAGCTCAAGAAATAA
- a CDS encoding DUF2786 domain-containing protein, translating into MYQDTDHSHRALHNEALINAVWAAEKGWAPADIVHVLGPKVHPLLYRAAPRVPARISSPVLRKQWLQIAPPPSGSLILPEETLRKLSLELLRLPMLRDTELLIAAAKDRQADTDPKRAKMCEKINNLLRKAESTPFENEADALIANAQSLQQRYRVEDVLAEHAPDFLARRVHIHAPYVKHQASLLGVVAYHNGCASILAHEKGIACVVGTAEDSAHVAQLFDSLSRQCDWYMRSGDGAAQARSRGETAAYRRSFWLSYAARISELLDEANFTGMSEAADARTAETGNEADGRSLARQAIPALYERQVGSEEARNRLFPHLSAMTLSASSWAGVHDGASAAEKSHLAGDSIDSSSQRQIAS; encoded by the coding sequence ATGTACCAAGACACTGACCACTCCCACCGCGCTCTCCACAACGAAGCTCTCATCAACGCTGTCTGGGCCGCCGAGAAAGGCTGGGCACCGGCCGATATCGTCCACGTTCTAGGTCCTAAAGTCCATCCCCTGCTCTATCGCGCCGCACCACGCGTCCCGGCGCGCATTTCTTCACCGGTACTGCGCAAGCAATGGCTGCAAATAGCGCCACCGCCTTCGGGCTCGCTGATTCTCCCGGAGGAAACACTTCGCAAGCTAAGCCTGGAGCTGTTACGACTTCCTATGCTGCGTGATACTGAGCTTTTGATCGCGGCCGCCAAGGACCGCCAAGCGGATACTGATCCGAAGCGAGCAAAGATGTGCGAGAAGATAAACAACCTCCTACGGAAAGCGGAATCCACTCCCTTTGAGAATGAAGCGGATGCGCTCATTGCCAATGCGCAGTCCTTGCAACAGCGCTACCGCGTGGAAGATGTGCTTGCTGAGCACGCTCCAGATTTCCTTGCTCGGCGCGTGCATATCCACGCCCCGTATGTAAAGCACCAAGCGAGTTTGCTGGGCGTTGTGGCCTATCACAATGGTTGCGCTTCAATCCTCGCGCACGAAAAGGGCATCGCCTGCGTTGTTGGCACGGCGGAAGATTCCGCGCATGTGGCCCAGCTCTTCGATTCCTTGAGCCGCCAATGCGACTGGTACATGCGCTCCGGCGACGGCGCAGCCCAGGCGCGCAGCCGCGGCGAGACCGCCGCCTACCGCCGTAGTTTCTGGTTGTCCTATGCCGCCCGCATATCGGAGTTGCTCGATGAAGCTAACTTCACCGGAATGTCTGAAGCAGCAGATGCCCGTACGGCAGAAACCGGCAATGAAGCCGATGGCCGCAGCCTTGCCCGGCAGGCAATCCCGGCGCTGTATGAGCGCCAAGTTGGTTCCGAGGAAGCCCGCAACCGCTTGTTCCCTCACCTTTCCGCAATGACGCTTTCTGCCAGTAGTTGGGCCGGAGTACACGATGGTGCGAGTGCGGCTGAAAAATCGCATCTTGCAGGCGATTCCATAGACTCAAGCAGCCAGCGGCAGATCGCCAGTTAA
- a CDS encoding glutamine synthetase family protein has protein sequence MNSQHEFVLRTVEERDIRFIRLWFTDILGALKSVVMSPSELESAFEEGVGFDGSSIEGFSRISESDTLALPDPSTFQIMPFDQDEPEIASARMFCDIAQPDGQPSMVDPRHILRRQVTESANEGFTCMAAPEIEFYLLEQSPDNTNLIATDNGGYFDQATHDRAPSFRRRSMSALEALSIATEFSHHETAPGQQEIDLRHADVMTMADNIMTFRHVIKQVAADQKVQATFMPKPFEYLPGSGMHTHLSLFEGEHNAFHDPDDEFSLSQTAKQFIAGILEHSVELTAVTNQWTNSYKRLMFGNEAPGSATWGVSNRSALVRVPTYRLGKAESRRVEIRSLDSAMNPYLGYAVLLAAGLRGIKEGYELGEPAEDDVHQLTRRERRAMGYRDLPVSLDQALREFEKSEFMAEVLGEHVFEYFLRAKWDEWHSYQQQITSFELNLNY, from the coding sequence ATGAACAGCCAACATGAATTCGTCCTCCGCACAGTCGAAGAACGCGATATTCGCTTCATCCGCCTGTGGTTCACCGACATCTTGGGCGCACTCAAGTCCGTTGTCATGAGCCCCTCCGAGCTGGAATCGGCATTTGAGGAGGGCGTGGGTTTCGACGGTTCATCTATCGAAGGCTTTTCCCGCATCTCTGAGTCGGATACTCTCGCCCTGCCGGATCCTTCGACCTTTCAGATCATGCCTTTCGACCAAGATGAGCCGGAGATTGCTTCGGCGCGCATGTTCTGCGATATTGCCCAACCAGACGGCCAGCCTTCCATGGTGGATCCGCGCCATATCCTGCGCCGCCAGGTCACCGAAAGCGCCAACGAGGGCTTTACCTGCATGGCTGCACCAGAAATCGAGTTCTACCTGCTGGAGCAATCGCCGGATAATACAAATCTCATCGCGACGGACAATGGCGGTTACTTCGACCAAGCCACCCATGACCGCGCGCCGAGCTTCCGCCGTCGCTCCATGTCGGCGCTAGAGGCCTTGAGTATTGCCACAGAATTTAGCCACCATGAGACCGCGCCGGGCCAGCAGGAAATCGATCTGCGCCATGCCGACGTGATGACCATGGCCGATAACATCATGACCTTCCGCCACGTCATAAAACAGGTGGCTGCTGACCAAAAAGTCCAGGCCACGTTCATGCCGAAGCCTTTTGAGTACTTGCCAGGTTCTGGCATGCACACTCACTTGAGCCTGTTTGAAGGGGAGCACAATGCTTTCCACGATCCCGACGATGAATTTTCCTTGTCCCAAACCGCCAAGCAGTTCATTGCGGGCATTTTGGAGCACTCCGTTGAGTTGACTGCTGTGACCAACCAATGGACCAATTCCTATAAGCGCCTGATGTTCGGCAACGAGGCGCCGGGCTCAGCAACCTGGGGCGTTTCGAATCGTTCCGCGCTCGTCCGCGTGCCTACCTACCGTCTGGGCAAGGCGGAGTCGCGCCGCGTGGAGATCCGTTCGCTGGATTCTGCGATGAACCCATACTTGGGTTATGCCGTCTTGCTGGCAGCAGGCCTGCGCGGTATCAAGGAAGGCTACGAGTTGGGCGAGCCAGCAGAGGACGATGTCCATCAGCTCACTCGCCGCGAGCGCCGCGCTATGGGCTACCGCGACCTGCCCGTCAGCTTGGACCAGGCCCTGCGTGAGTTTGAAAAGTCGGAGTTTATGGCGGAAGTCCTAGGCGAGCATGTCTTCGAGTATTTCTTGCGTGCCAAGTGGGATGAATGGCACTCCTATCAGCAGCAAATCACCAGCTTTGAGCTCAACCTCAACTACTAG
- a CDS encoding bifunctional [glutamine synthetase] adenylyltransferase/[glutamine synthetase]-adenylyl-L-tyrosine phosphorylase, whose translation MRPIAVPSPATLGLTRATAAKDLEQLGWDNPESLELLWTLAASGDPDLALNTLIRMYEAVPELDGQLRSSEELRVRTLALLGASTAFGDHLAANPELWRELAKPLPTPTEMLQEMLGAVGAQPAEFTEDAQEERPDTATPDLNTAGTYRAAAGDHKAVLKSTYRTLMMRIAAHDLAGTFFSRKGQSAPQPRLEFQVVTRLLTALADAALTAALAVAIRNVYGDDPVDAKLAVMAMGKCGAGELNYISDVDVIFLSDVVTPKITRVASEFNRIGSASFFEVDANLRPEGKSGALVRTLESHVAYYKRWAETWEFQAQLKARPQTGYLPLGEDYLAQIGPMVWTASQRDSFVEDVQAMRRRVLDNVPNKLRQRELKLGEGGLRDVEFAVQLLQLVHGRSDETLRVLSTVDALTALVSAGYVGREDGTQLIEAYEFLRLLEHRLQLERFRRTHVLPPADDKQALKWLAIISGFTPQGNKSAAERLDQYLKTTRLRIQDLHSRLFYRPLLNSVVSMSADELKLSPEAAKLQLAALGYVYPDRAFEHLTSLAAGTSRKARIQAILLPTLMGWLSSTADPDMGLLNYRKLSEAAYDRQWFLRMLRDEGIVGQRLMIILGTSPFASDLIISAPDVVKQLSDGASGPKLLETKPEQVSKALVNSTKRHADPDKAVAVARSLRRVELARIAAADLLGFMSVQQVCYELSTIWDAVLEAALRAEIRAWLGDAAQEEPPARIAVIGMGRLGGMELGFGSDADVIVVAEPSEGMDETEAVKWAIGIVDKLRRRLSKPSGDPPLDVDLGLRPEGRSGAVVRTIASYERYYREWGEAWEMQALLRAAFVAGDRSVGEKFLAMVDGFRYPDDGVSEKTLRAIRRMKARVDNERLPRGADRNTHTKLGRGGLSDIEWTVQLLTMMHAHDYPDLHDPSTLRVLDAVEKHELIPPEKVQVLRDAWLLATDARNALVLVRGKRVDQLPTPGPQLAQVAGAAGWAPEDNQEFLDTYLKTTRHARKVVDEVFWGEAETFEHENA comes from the coding sequence ATGCGCCCTATTGCAGTTCCCTCGCCGGCCACCCTAGGCCTTACTCGAGCGACGGCAGCTAAAGATCTTGAACAACTGGGCTGGGATAATCCCGAGTCGCTAGAGCTTTTGTGGACGCTCGCAGCTTCGGGTGATCCGGACCTTGCGCTGAACACGCTAATCCGCATGTATGAGGCTGTTCCCGAGCTCGATGGGCAGCTGCGTAGCAGCGAGGAATTGCGCGTGCGCACCTTAGCTTTGCTCGGGGCGTCGACAGCATTTGGTGATCACTTGGCTGCTAATCCCGAGCTTTGGCGGGAGCTGGCCAAGCCCTTGCCCACGCCAACTGAGATGCTGCAGGAGATGCTTGGTGCAGTGGGCGCTCAACCTGCGGAATTTACTGAGGACGCGCAAGAGGAACGCCCCGATACAGCCACGCCGGATTTGAACACGGCCGGCACCTACCGAGCCGCCGCAGGGGACCACAAGGCGGTGCTTAAGTCCACCTATCGCACGCTCATGATGCGCATCGCCGCTCATGATCTTGCGGGCACGTTTTTCTCCCGCAAGGGGCAGTCTGCGCCGCAGCCGCGCTTGGAGTTCCAGGTTGTCACGCGGCTTTTGACTGCGCTTGCCGACGCCGCCCTTACTGCCGCGCTCGCCGTCGCCATCCGCAACGTCTACGGCGACGACCCCGTCGACGCGAAACTGGCAGTCATGGCGATGGGCAAGTGCGGAGCTGGCGAGCTGAATTACATTTCCGACGTCGATGTCATCTTCTTATCTGACGTCGTTACGCCGAAGATTACGCGGGTGGCCTCCGAGTTTAATCGAATCGGCTCGGCCTCCTTCTTCGAAGTCGATGCCAACCTGCGCCCCGAGGGAAAGTCCGGCGCGCTGGTGCGCACCTTGGAATCCCACGTTGCTTATTACAAGCGGTGGGCAGAGACTTGGGAGTTTCAGGCTCAGCTCAAAGCACGTCCACAGACCGGCTACTTGCCGCTCGGCGAGGATTACCTGGCCCAGATCGGTCCTATGGTGTGGACCGCATCCCAGCGTGATTCGTTTGTGGAAGATGTCCAAGCCATGCGCCGCCGCGTGCTGGATAATGTGCCAAATAAGTTGCGGCAACGCGAGCTGAAACTGGGAGAGGGCGGGCTGCGCGACGTCGAGTTTGCGGTGCAGCTGCTTCAGCTGGTGCACGGCCGCTCCGATGAGACCCTGCGCGTTCTTTCTACGGTGGATGCGCTCACCGCCCTGGTCAGCGCTGGATACGTGGGGCGTGAAGATGGCACGCAGTTAATCGAGGCCTATGAGTTTCTCCGCTTGCTAGAACACCGTCTGCAGCTTGAGCGCTTCCGCCGCACTCACGTCTTGCCTCCCGCCGATGATAAGCAGGCCCTTAAATGGCTTGCCATCATCTCCGGGTTCACCCCGCAGGGCAATAAGTCCGCCGCCGAGCGCTTGGACCAGTACCTGAAGACCACGCGCTTGCGAATTCAGGATCTCCACTCCCGCCTGTTCTACCGGCCGCTGCTTAATTCGGTGGTCTCCATGTCCGCCGACGAGCTCAAGCTTTCTCCGGAGGCGGCAAAGCTGCAGCTGGCAGCACTTGGCTATGTCTATCCCGACCGCGCCTTTGAGCACCTGACCTCCTTGGCTGCGGGCACGTCGCGAAAAGCTAGGATTCAAGCCATCTTGCTGCCTACGCTCATGGGTTGGCTTTCCTCGACCGCAGACCCAGATATGGGCCTGCTTAACTATCGCAAGCTCTCTGAGGCCGCGTATGACCGGCAATGGTTCCTGCGCATGCTGCGCGACGAAGGCATCGTGGGGCAGCGTCTAATGATCATCTTGGGCACCTCGCCCTTTGCTTCGGACCTCATCATTAGCGCTCCCGACGTCGTCAAGCAGCTCTCCGACGGCGCTTCGGGCCCGAAGCTGCTGGAAACCAAGCCCGAGCAGGTATCGAAGGCGTTGGTTAATTCCACCAAGCGTCATGCAGACCCCGACAAGGCGGTGGCGGTGGCCCGTAGCTTGCGCCGCGTGGAATTAGCGCGCATTGCCGCGGCGGACTTGCTCGGATTTATGTCAGTGCAGCAGGTGTGTTACGAACTATCCACGATTTGGGATGCCGTGCTGGAGGCAGCGCTGCGCGCGGAGATTCGTGCTTGGCTTGGCGACGCCGCGCAAGAGGAACCGCCCGCACGCATCGCCGTCATCGGTATGGGGCGCCTGGGCGGAATGGAGCTGGGCTTCGGCTCTGACGCCGACGTCATCGTGGTGGCCGAACCTAGCGAGGGCATGGACGAGACGGAAGCCGTCAAGTGGGCAATCGGGATCGTCGATAAGCTGCGGCGTCGGCTTTCTAAACCTTCCGGCGATCCGCCGCTCGACGTTGACCTGGGGCTGCGCCCAGAAGGCCGTTCCGGTGCCGTAGTGCGCACGATTGCCTCTTATGAGCGTTATTACCGCGAGTGGGGCGAGGCCTGGGAGATGCAGGCGCTGCTGCGTGCGGCCTTCGTCGCTGGCGATCGCAGCGTGGGGGAGAAGTTCCTAGCTATGGTCGATGGTTTCCGCTATCCCGATGATGGCGTTAGCGAAAAGACCTTGCGCGCGATTCGTCGTATGAAAGCTCGCGTGGATAACGAGCGTCTGCCGCGCGGTGCTGATCGCAACACCCATACCAAGCTGGGTCGCGGCGGGTTGTCCGACATCGAGTGGACCGTACAGCTTTTGACCATGATGCATGCCCATGATTACCCGGACCTCCACGATCCTTCGACGTTGCGCGTGCTGGACGCGGTGGAAAAACACGAGCTGATTCCGCCGGAGAAGGTTCAGGTGCTGCGGGATGCCTGGCTGCTGGCAACCGACGCCCGCAATGCCTTGGTGCTCGTGCGCGGCAAGCGCGTGGATCAGCTGCCGACGCCGGGACCACAGTTGGCCCAGGTGGCCGGTGCTGCCGGCTGGGCACCGGAGGACAACCAGGAATTCCTGGATACCTATCTCAAGACCACGCGGCATGCCCGCAAGGTGGTCGACGAGGTCTTCTGGGGTGAGGCGGAGACCTTCGAGCACGAAAATGCCTAG
- a CDS encoding AAA family ATPase — protein sequence MLLRSISLKKQELDSYLLQLPMVQYLQDLPYFEFTSPVTCLVGENGAGKSTLLEAIAVRLRFSPFGGRYDDAKRIRAPFRGLSAGLNCKLDENLQRGYFLRAETHESVLEAANTPDERAGRNTLPREVDLEHRSHGESVFDVLGEHIDGRGLYILDEPEAGLSVVRQMALVAEIHQAAERGAQFLIATHSPILLAVPGADIVELGDAGFERISFDAAEPVAATREFLEAPEETIKFLIT from the coding sequence ATGTTGCTGCGCTCGATCTCGCTAAAGAAACAGGAACTGGATAGCTACTTGCTCCAGCTGCCCATGGTGCAATACCTGCAGGACCTGCCTTACTTCGAGTTCACCTCCCCCGTGACCTGCTTGGTGGGTGAAAACGGGGCGGGCAAGTCCACGCTTCTAGAGGCAATCGCGGTGCGCTTGCGCTTTTCGCCCTTTGGCGGGCGCTACGACGACGCCAAGCGCATCCGCGCGCCTTTTCGCGGCCTGTCCGCGGGGCTGAACTGTAAGCTCGACGAGAATCTACAACGTGGCTATTTCTTACGCGCCGAAACGCATGAGTCCGTGCTTGAGGCGGCTAATACCCCGGACGAACGCGCTGGGCGTAATACCTTGCCGCGCGAGGTGGACTTGGAGCATCGCTCCCACGGCGAGTCTGTCTTCGACGTGCTGGGCGAGCATATCGACGGCCGCGGGCTCTATATCCTTGACGAGCCCGAAGCCGGATTGTCCGTCGTGCGGCAGATGGCGCTCGTGGCCGAAATTCATCAAGCCGCAGAGCGCGGCGCCCAGTTCCTCATTGCCACGCACTCGCCGATTCTGCTTGCCGTGCCGGGCGCGGACATCGTCGAGCTTGGCGACGCCGGTTTCGAGAGGATTTCCTTCGACGCAGCCGAGCCCGTGGCGGCCACCCGGGAATTCCTGGAGGCGCCAGAGGAAACGATAAAGTTCCTGATTACCTAG